One part of the Moraxella sp. FZFQ2102 genome encodes these proteins:
- a CDS encoding BCCT family transporter, with translation MNQTDKSTQSHDEKIMQAGVNISRFGIFPKVSVPVFAISAALIIVFMLYGALFSDHAGWLFGHLQSWISTHFGFALIILFNIALVFCLYLAMSHYGDIRLGHQTETPQYSFGSWIGMLFSAGIGIGLLYWGVAEPLYHFVAPPVAQAQTVEAAKQAMTISFLHWGLHAWAVYAVVALSLAYFHYRRGLPLSVRSVLFPILGKRIYGGWGHTVDILAVFGTMFGVVTSLGLGVMQLETGLVQMFGMTPSMTLKVALIAGITACAAVSVMAGLDKGVKRLSDFTIIVTLLLLGFMVVMGPTQFIFDSFVENVGNYAGNLITLGLWNEAYSESNWQASWTVFYWAWWVSWSPFVGVFIARISRGRTIREFLFGVLFVPMLLLFFWFTAFGGVAVQMELSGNFGLVEAVQADYGSAIFKLIEYYPFTKGLMVIILMMIVLWFVTSADSASLVVDMLTAGGDTNSTKIQRLFWVTSEGLMAVVLLAAGGLTALQAAAIVAGLPFAIVVLVMMYALLRGLGRDRLTLYRKGQWYITQESADHNSADEMVDEHLLKGPLALPKDEEDK, from the coding sequence ATGAATCAAACCGATAAATCGACACAAAGCCATGATGAAAAAATCATGCAAGCAGGCGTGAATATCAGCCGTTTTGGGATTTTCCCCAAGGTAAGTGTGCCTGTGTTTGCCATTTCTGCGGCGCTGATCATTGTGTTTATGCTGTATGGCGCGCTGTTTAGTGATCATGCTGGCTGGCTGTTCGGACATCTGCAGTCGTGGATCAGTACACATTTTGGCTTTGCACTGATTATTTTATTTAATATTGCTTTGGTGTTTTGCTTATATTTGGCGATGAGTCATTATGGTGATATTCGTCTAGGGCATCAGACAGAAACGCCGCAGTATAGCTTTGGCTCTTGGATTGGGATGTTGTTCTCGGCAGGGATTGGTATTGGGCTTTTGTACTGGGGTGTGGCTGAGCCTTTATACCACTTTGTCGCACCACCAGTGGCACAGGCACAGACGGTAGAAGCAGCTAAGCAAGCGATGACGATTTCATTTTTGCATTGGGGGTTGCACGCGTGGGCGGTTTATGCGGTGGTGGCGTTATCCTTGGCGTATTTTCATTATCGTCGTGGCTTACCATTGTCGGTGCGTTCGGTGCTGTTTCCGATTTTGGGTAAGCGGATATATGGTGGCTGGGGACATACGGTTGATATTTTGGCGGTATTTGGCACTATGTTTGGTGTGGTGACAAGCCTTGGTCTTGGGGTGATGCAGCTTGAGACAGGGCTTGTGCAGATGTTTGGCATGACGCCGAGTATGACACTTAAGGTGGCGTTGATTGCAGGTATCACGGCGTGCGCGGCTGTCTCAGTCATGGCAGGTCTGGATAAAGGGGTGAAGCGTCTGAGCGACTTTACCATTATTGTGACCTTACTGCTGCTTGGTTTTATGGTGGTGATGGGGCCGACGCAGTTTATCTTTGATAGCTTTGTCGAAAATGTCGGTAATTATGCAGGTAATCTGATCACACTTGGTCTATGGAACGAAGCCTATAGCGAAAGCAACTGGCAGGCGAGTTGGACAGTGTTTTATTGGGCGTGGTGGGTGAGCTGGTCGCCTTTTGTTGGCGTGTTTATTGCTCGTATTTCTCGTGGTCGAACGATTCGTGAGTTTTTGTTTGGTGTACTGTTTGTGCCGATGCTGCTACTGTTCTTTTGGTTTACGGCATTTGGTGGTGTGGCGGTGCAGATGGAGCTGAGTGGTAACTTTGGCTTGGTCGAAGCGGTGCAGGCGGATTATGGCAGTGCGATTTTTAAGCTGATTGAATATTATCCATTCACCAAAGGCTTGATGGTGATTATCTTGATGATGATTGTGCTGTGGTTTGTGACATCAGCGGATAGTGCCAGTCTTGTCGTGGATATGCTGACCGCAGGTGGTGATACCAATTCGACAAAGATTCAGCGACTATTTTGGGTGACTTCCGAAGGCTTGATGGCAGTGGTGCTACTGGCTGCAGGTGGACTGACGGCACTACAGGCAGCAGCGATTGTGGCAGGCTTACCGTTTGCCATCGTGGTGCTGGTGATGATGTATGCGCTGCTACGAGGCTTAGGTCGAGATCGTTTGACCTTGTACCGCAAAGGGCAATGGTACATCACCCAGGAATCAGCTGATCATAACTCTGCTGATGAGATGGTCGATGAGCATCTACTCAAAGGCCCATTGGCACTGCCCAAAGACGAAGAAGATAAATAA
- a CDS encoding HIT family protein — protein sequence MPAVYDENNIFAKILRGEIPCHKVYEDDKTLAFMDIMPVDTGHVLVIPKCQAVELSDLPCEYACAVFKTAQKVMTAQRAVLGVQGITQMQLNHSDAGQSVFHYHMHLVPTHFSAFAHHESKMGDQDELAKLAEQLRTAIGE from the coding sequence ATGCCAGCTGTATATGATGAGAATAATATTTTTGCCAAGATTTTGCGTGGTGAAATCCCTTGCCACAAGGTCTATGAAGACGACAAAACGCTTGCCTTTATGGATATCATGCCAGTAGATACCGGTCATGTGCTCGTCATTCCAAAGTGCCAAGCGGTTGAGCTGTCAGATTTGCCTTGTGAATACGCCTGTGCGGTGTTTAAGACCGCCCAAAAAGTGATGACGGCACAGCGTGCGGTGCTTGGCGTACAAGGCATCACCCAGATGCAGCTAAATCACTCAGATGCAGGTCAGTCGGTGTTTCATTATCATATGCACCTTGTGCCGACGCATTTTAGTGCCTTTGCTCATCACGAAAGCAAGATGGGCGACCAAGATGAACTTGCCAAATTGGCAGAGCAGCTACGCACCGCCATTGGTGAATAA
- a CDS encoding ferredoxin--NADP reductase, protein MSKFITETVTYVHHWNDSLFTIKTTRGDSLRFRNGEFVMIGIMVDGKPLARAYSIASPNWAEELEFFSIKVPDGPLTSRLQHIKVGDELLISKKPTGTLVLDDLLPGKHLYMLATGTGLAPFLSLCRDPEVYVRFEKVILVHGVRHVDDLAYRDFFENELPNDEVFGEWVREKFIYYPTVTRDEFKNTGRVTDLMKSGKLFEDIGLPVMNKDDDRVMICGSMAMNNDTCAILDSFGLTISPRMGEPADYVVERAFVG, encoded by the coding sequence ATGTCAAAGTTTATCACAGAAACCGTCACTTATGTGCATCATTGGAATGATAGCCTATTCACCATCAAGACCACTCGTGGCGACAGCTTGCGTTTTCGCAATGGTGAGTTTGTGATGATTGGTATCATGGTCGATGGCAAGCCATTGGCACGCGCTTATTCTATCGCCAGTCCAAACTGGGCAGAAGAGCTGGAGTTTTTCTCAATCAAAGTTCCTGATGGCCCACTCACTTCTCGCCTACAGCATATCAAAGTTGGCGATGAGCTACTTATCAGCAAAAAACCAACGGGCACGCTCGTGCTAGATGACCTACTCCCGGGTAAGCATCTGTATATGCTCGCTACAGGTACAGGTCTTGCGCCTTTCTTGTCGCTATGCCGTGACCCTGAAGTCTATGTACGCTTTGAAAAAGTCATCCTAGTGCATGGCGTGCGTCATGTCGATGATTTGGCGTATCGTGATTTCTTTGAAAATGAATTGCCAAATGATGAAGTCTTTGGCGAGTGGGTGCGTGAAAAATTCATCTATTACCCAACCGTCACCCGTGATGAGTTCAAAAACACCGGTCGTGTGACTGACTTGATGAAATCAGGTAAGCTGTTTGAAGACATCGGTCTGCCTGTGATGAACAAAGATGACGACCGTGTGATGATTTGCGGTAGCATGGCGATGAACAACGACACTTGCGCTATCTTGGATAGCTTTGGTCTCACCATCTCACCACGCATGGGCGAGCCTGCCGATTATGTGGTTGAGCGTGCGTTTGTGGGTTGA
- the tsaA gene encoding tRNA (N6-threonylcarbamoyladenosine(37)-N6)-methyltransferase TrmO codes for MTTVQLPIIGHHRSPLVQKFGAPRQPNLVEVASVIEFVPPYDTPSAFVGIEKFSHLWVMWQFHQNKSQDNFRPQVRPPRYGGNDKVGVFATRSMYRPSALGLSVVRLSRVEIIQYRVRLHIIGADMVDGTPIVDIKPYLPFVDSVPDAISGEIDVPMTKMVQMSMQASHEFDRLCKDNKLTIADKNIIQNLIAQDPRVAYRQAEIEVVSTMRYGAVDVDFWMDKMGVMVITGLRVVDE; via the coding sequence ATGACTACTGTTCAATTACCCATCATCGGACATCATCGCTCGCCACTGGTGCAAAAATTTGGCGCACCAAGACAGCCTAATCTTGTCGAAGTGGCAAGTGTGATTGAGTTTGTGCCGCCGTATGATACGCCGTCCGCTTTTGTTGGGATTGAGAAATTCAGCCATCTGTGGGTGATGTGGCAGTTTCATCAGAATAAATCACAGGATAATTTTCGCCCGCAGGTACGTCCACCCCGTTATGGTGGCAATGATAAGGTGGGCGTGTTCGCCACTCGCAGTATGTATCGCCCGTCAGCGCTTGGTTTGTCGGTGGTGCGACTGTCTCGAGTGGAGATTATCCAGTATCGGGTGCGGCTGCATATCATCGGTGCAGATATGGTTGATGGCACGCCGATTGTCGATATCAAGCCGTATCTGCCCTTTGTTGATAGTGTACCTGATGCTATCAGTGGTGAGATTGATGTGCCGATGACCAAGATGGTGCAGATGTCAATGCAGGCGAGCCATGAGTTTGATAGGCTTTGTAAAGATAATAAACTCACCATAGCAGATAAAAATATTATCCAAAATCTCATCGCCCAAGACCCACGAGTGGCATACCGTCAAGCTGAAATCGAAGTGGTCAGCACCATGCGTTATGGCGCGGTGGATGTGGATTTTTGGATGGATAAAATGGGTGTGATGGTTATCACGGGTTTGCGAGTGGTGGATGAATAG
- a CDS encoding efflux RND transporter periplasmic adaptor subunit — MKVKFQVAMIVALMAGTGVLTACSKSDEQQAAAAQQQAPKATVDIQTIQLQPVPIIQTFAGRVAAVETSEVRPQVTGIVDEVLFREGAIVQAGQPLYRINVDSYTSAIESARAAIASAEASVNNAKASRASAQANLQSQEANLAQARADLSRYKELIEVEAVSRQVYDQAITAVRTAEANVAAARAAVQQAEAIIQSSQSAVRNAQASLSASELDVGRTIVRAPITGRIGISNVTAGALVSANQSQSMVTINRLDEVYVDISQSSTDMLRLREAVESGRAGAGSLEVQLQLEDGTIYPDIGRLLLANAQVDQATGAMTLRAVFPNQSGKLVPGMFVNARLIQSVVPSAALLPQSAITRTPKGETQVYVVNSQNKIEVRTVTTAGTYNGNWIVTGGINNGDRVVIIGGTKVKADQEVDVRELPATTNEANANTGGEPSAQGQQAPAQNQQAPEQQAAVPMARPAENAQADTAEDKTEAQKAN, encoded by the coding sequence ATGAAAGTGAAATTTCAAGTGGCGATGATCGTTGCGCTGATGGCAGGTACTGGTGTACTGACTGCGTGCAGCAAGTCAGACGAGCAGCAAGCCGCCGCAGCCCAACAGCAAGCGCCAAAAGCGACCGTCGATATCCAAACCATTCAATTGCAGCCTGTGCCGATCATTCAGACCTTCGCAGGTCGTGTCGCGGCTGTCGAGACTTCTGAAGTCCGTCCGCAGGTGACAGGCATCGTCGATGAAGTGCTATTCCGCGAAGGGGCGATTGTCCAAGCAGGTCAGCCGCTGTATCGCATCAATGTGGACAGCTACACCAGTGCCATCGAGTCGGCGCGTGCAGCGATCGCCAGTGCCGAAGCTTCAGTGAACAATGCCAAGGCGTCGCGCGCATCTGCACAAGCGAACCTACAATCCCAAGAAGCAAACCTTGCGCAGGCGCGTGCAGATTTGTCGCGTTATAAAGAGCTGATCGAAGTCGAAGCGGTCTCTCGCCAAGTCTATGACCAAGCGATCACCGCAGTACGCACCGCTGAAGCGAATGTCGCTGCCGCGCGCGCTGCTGTTCAGCAAGCAGAAGCTATCATCCAAAGTTCGCAATCAGCCGTGCGTAATGCACAAGCAAGCCTAAGCGCAAGCGAGCTAGATGTCGGTCGTACCATCGTACGCGCACCGATCACAGGTCGTATCGGTATCTCGAATGTCACCGCAGGCGCACTGGTCTCAGCGAACCAATCGCAGTCGATGGTGACGATCAACCGACTGGATGAGGTGTATGTTGATATCAGCCAGTCATCAACCGATATGCTCAGATTGCGCGAAGCGGTCGAGTCGGGTCGTGCAGGCGCAGGTTCGCTAGAAGTGCAGCTACAGCTAGAAGATGGCACGATTTATCCTGACATCGGTCGTCTGTTGCTTGCCAATGCACAAGTTGATCAAGCCACTGGCGCGATGACCTTGCGTGCGGTATTCCCAAATCAATCGGGTAAATTAGTGCCAGGTATGTTTGTCAATGCTCGCCTTATCCAATCGGTAGTGCCAAGTGCTGCCTTGTTACCACAGAGTGCTATCACTCGCACCCCAAAAGGTGAAACCCAAGTCTATGTGGTGAATAGCCAAAACAAAATCGAAGTCCGTACTGTTACGACCGCAGGCACTTATAATGGTAATTGGATTGTTACAGGTGGTATCAATAATGGCGATCGGGTTGTGATTATTGGTGGCACCAAGGTAAAAGCAGATCAAGAAGTGGATGTCCGTGAATTGCCTGCCACGACCAATGAAGCCAATGCCAATACAGGTGGCGAACCATCAGCACAAGGTCAACAAGCACCGGCCCAAAATCAGCAAGCACCAGAACAGCAAGCAGCGGTACCGATGGCACGCCCAGCCGAAAATGCTCAGGCTGATACTGCTGAGGATAAAACAGAAGCTCAAAAAGCCAATTAA
- a CDS encoding efflux RND transporter permease subunit, with protein sequence MSRFFIHRPIFAWVIALLIMLVGVLAIKNLPIEQYPRIAPPTVTVNAVYPGADAQTIENSVTQVIEQQMKGLDGLMYMSSSSSANGQASVTLTFESGTDPDTAQVQVQNKLQSATSSLPESVQRQGVSVNKSSSGFLMVYGFVSEDDSMDEADIGDYLNTNIVDGLSRVEGVGSVQVFGSSYAMRIWLDPAKLRAYNLMPSDVSAAIQSQNVQVSAGQLASLPTNNERALISASIGVQSLMQTPEEFENILLKTDTAGAKVYLKDVARVELGSQDYSSNTKYNGKTAAGMAISLASGANALEVRQAVEDKMTELSVNFPKGLSYVVPFDTTPFVRLSIEQVVHTLLEAIALVFVVMFLFLQNWRATIIPTLAVPVVILGTFAVLSVFGMSINILTMFAMVLAIGLLVDDAIVVVENVERLLEENPEMSVIEATTESMREISKVVIGIALILSVVFVPMIFFGGSTGVIYRQFAVTLITSMVLSAIVALVFTPALCVSILKRKKHHDIQTQKGFFGWFNRAFYKASSGYEKFVGKTFNAKLIYVVVYAAIIAVLGFFFVRLPSAFVPEEDQGVLFAMVQMPAGTTEEKTSAVMDKVRQYYQTQEEKNVESVFSITGFSFMGSGQNMGMAFIKLKDWSERTGDENAAANIANRAMMMNMTIPEASMVISMAPPAIMGFGNSNGFNLQVKDNGGVGREKLLEARNMLLGMASQSQVVTGVRPGGQEDAPKLKLNVDYEKAAVLGIPASNINSTLAMAWGSSYVNDFIDRGRIKKVYMQGEPDSRVIPEDIGKWYVRNNDGQMVPYSAFATSEWEYASPSVVRYNGVPSMELSGNAIPGKSSGDAMAEMENFAKQLPEGVGIEWSGLSLEEQKSGGQAPLLYALAVVVVFLCLAALYESWSIPFSVLLVIPLGVLGAVLLTKVHGLSNDVYLQVGLLTVVGLSAKNAILIIEFAKELQESGKTLKESVMEAARMRLRPIIMTSLAFGIGVVPLYIASGAGSGSQNAVGTSVLGGVITATLLGVFFIPMFYVWVRTLFPYKPKPVDTTQQ encoded by the coding sequence ATGTCTCGTTTTTTTATTCATAGACCAATTTTTGCTTGGGTTATCGCCTTACTCATTATGTTGGTGGGCGTCCTGGCAATTAAAAATCTCCCCATTGAGCAATACCCCCGTATCGCACCGCCGACAGTGACGGTCAATGCCGTTTATCCAGGTGCTGATGCACAGACCATCGAAAACTCAGTGACGCAGGTGATTGAGCAACAGATGAAAGGCTTGGATGGTTTGATGTATATGTCATCTAGCTCATCTGCAAACGGTCAAGCAAGCGTTACGCTTACCTTTGAAAGTGGTACTGACCCTGATACAGCACAAGTCCAAGTGCAAAACAAACTACAATCAGCGACCAGTTCATTACCAGAAAGTGTGCAGCGTCAAGGCGTCTCGGTCAATAAGTCATCCAGTGGCTTTTTGATGGTTTATGGCTTTGTCTCAGAAGATGACAGTATGGATGAGGCGGATATTGGTGATTATCTTAATACCAATATTGTTGATGGTCTAAGCCGTGTCGAGGGCGTGGGCTCAGTACAGGTGTTTGGTTCATCTTATGCGATGCGTATTTGGCTAGATCCTGCCAAGCTACGCGCCTATAACCTAATGCCATCTGATGTCTCAGCGGCGATTCAGTCGCAGAATGTGCAAGTCTCAGCAGGTCAGTTGGCAAGCCTACCGACCAATAATGAGCGTGCTTTGATTAGTGCTAGTATTGGCGTTCAAAGCCTGATGCAGACTCCAGAAGAGTTTGAAAATATTCTGCTAAAAACTGATACCGCGGGGGCAAAGGTATATCTAAAAGATGTCGCCCGTGTGGAACTTGGCTCTCAAGATTATTCAAGTAACACCAAGTACAATGGCAAGACCGCTGCAGGTATGGCAATCAGCCTAGCATCTGGTGCTAATGCGCTTGAAGTGCGTCAGGCGGTCGAAGATAAGATGACTGAGCTGTCGGTCAACTTCCCAAAAGGCCTAAGTTATGTTGTGCCATTTGATACTACACCATTTGTCCGCTTGTCGATTGAGCAAGTTGTGCATACTCTACTTGAGGCGATTGCACTGGTATTTGTGGTGATGTTCTTATTCCTTCAAAACTGGCGTGCGACCATCATCCCGACTTTGGCGGTGCCTGTGGTGATTTTGGGTACATTTGCTGTGCTGTCCGTATTTGGCATGAGTATCAATATCTTGACCATGTTTGCGATGGTGCTTGCTATTGGTTTGCTGGTCGATGATGCGATTGTTGTGGTTGAGAACGTTGAGCGTCTGCTCGAAGAAAATCCGGAAATGTCCGTCATCGAAGCAACCACCGAATCAATGCGTGAGATTAGTAAAGTTGTTATCGGTATTGCGCTGATTTTGTCAGTGGTGTTTGTTCCGATGATTTTCTTTGGTGGCTCAACAGGGGTGATTTATCGTCAATTTGCTGTGACGCTGATTACCAGTATGGTGCTGTCGGCGATTGTGGCGTTGGTATTTACGCCTGCACTGTGCGTGTCGATTCTTAAGCGCAAAAAACACCATGATATTCAAACCCAAAAAGGCTTTTTTGGTTGGTTTAACCGTGCTTTTTATAAGGCAAGTAGCGGTTATGAAAAATTTGTTGGCAAAACCTTTAATGCCAAGCTGATTTATGTCGTTGTCTATGCGGCGATTATTGCTGTACTTGGCTTTTTCTTTGTGCGTCTGCCAAGCGCGTTTGTCCCTGAAGAGGACCAAGGCGTGCTATTTGCGATGGTGCAGATGCCAGCAGGCACAACCGAAGAGAAGACTTCAGCAGTGATGGACAAGGTTCGTCAGTATTATCAAACCCAAGAAGAAAAGAATGTCGAAAGCGTATTTTCGATTACTGGCTTTAGCTTTATGGGTAGTGGTCAAAACATGGGTATGGCGTTCATCAAGCTCAAAGACTGGAGCGAGCGTACGGGCGATGAGAATGCCGCGGCAAATATCGCCAATCGTGCCATGATGATGAATATGACCATTCCTGAAGCAAGTATGGTAATTTCAATGGCACCGCCTGCGATTATGGGTTTTGGTAACTCAAACGGCTTTAACTTGCAGGTTAAAGATAATGGTGGTGTTGGTCGTGAAAAACTACTCGAAGCGCGCAATATGTTACTTGGCATGGCGTCCCAAAGCCAAGTGGTGACAGGTGTCCGCCCTGGTGGTCAAGAAGATGCACCAAAACTAAAACTCAATGTTGATTATGAAAAGGCGGCAGTGCTCGGCATCCCTGCAAGCAATATTAACTCAACACTTGCAATGGCATGGGGTAGTAGCTATGTCAATGATTTCATTGACCGTGGCCGTATCAAAAAAGTCTATATGCAAGGTGAGCCTGATAGTCGTGTGATACCAGAAGATATTGGCAAATGGTATGTGCGTAACAACGATGGTCAGATGGTGCCGTATAGTGCTTTTGCAACGAGCGAATGGGAGTACGCTAGCCCAAGTGTCGTCCGTTATAATGGCGTACCATCGATGGAGCTATCGGGTAATGCTATCCCTGGCAAGAGCTCGGGTGATGCGATGGCTGAGATGGAGAATTTTGCCAAGCAGCTGCCTGAAGGTGTTGGCATCGAGTGGAGCGGCTTGTCTTTAGAGGAGCAAAAATCTGGTGGTCAAGCACCACTCCTTTACGCACTAGCTGTTGTGGTGGTGTTCTTGTGCTTGGCAGCATTGTACGAAAGCTGGTCAATCCCATTCTCGGTGCTACTGGTGATTCCGCTGGGTGTCTTGGGTGCGGTGTTGTTGACCAAGGTGCATGGGCTTAGCAATGATGTGTACTTGCAAGTTGGTCTATTGACCGTCGTGGGTTTGTCCGCCAAAAACGCCATTTTGATCATTGAATTTGCCAAAGAACTGCAAGAATCTGGTAAAACACTCAAAGAATCAGTGATGGAAGCGGCTCGTATGCGTCTGCGTCCGATCATCATGACATCGCTTGCATTTGGTATTGGTGTTGTGCCATTATACATCGCAAGCGGTGCAGGCTCGGGTAGCCAAAATGCTGTCGGTACGAGTGTACTTGGCGGTGTGATTACGGCGACATTATTGGGCGTGTTCTTTATCCCGATGTTCTATGTATGGGTGCGTACCTTGTTCCCATATAAACCAAAGCCTGTCGATACGACGCAACAGTAA